The following proteins are encoded in a genomic region of Paenibacillus sp. FSL H3-0469:
- a CDS encoding DNA-3-methyladenine glycosylase, with protein sequence MKPNHSPGLEPEAPQLLQPELYKLAAVEAAPRLLGQHLVRRTEDGDIRCRIVETESYGGAEDKGSHAYGSRRTARTEVMFSAGGAVYIYLIYGMYHCLNVVTAALDEPHAVLIRAVEPLTERDAELMKEYRGVAVRKPSDLSGGPGKLCRALRIDKSLNHSRFDLPEGPLSIEQGEDPESLDIVQAPRINIPYAEEYAGLPWRFYLRGNPYVSVNDPQAQPHKLF encoded by the coding sequence ATGAAGCCGAATCATTCCCCGGGCCTTGAGCCGGAAGCGCCACAGCTGCTGCAGCCTGAGCTCTATAAGCTCGCGGCAGTTGAAGCAGCGCCGCGTCTTCTTGGCCAGCATCTGGTCCGCCGCACGGAAGACGGGGACATCCGTTGCCGCATTGTAGAGACCGAGAGCTACGGAGGTGCCGAGGATAAAGGCAGCCATGCGTATGGCAGCCGCCGGACCGCCCGGACGGAGGTCATGTTCAGCGCCGGAGGTGCAGTGTATATATACCTGATCTACGGCATGTACCATTGCCTGAATGTCGTAACTGCCGCCCTGGATGAGCCGCATGCCGTTCTGATCCGGGCCGTAGAGCCGCTTACGGAGAGAGATGCCGAGCTTATGAAGGAATACAGGGGAGTTGCCGTCAGGAAGCCCTCGGACCTCTCCGGCGGGCCGGGCAAGCTGTGCCGGGCGCTGCGGATTGACAAGAGTCTTAACCATTCCAGATTCGATCTGCCGGAAGGCCCGCTGAGCATCGAGCAGGGGGAAGACCCGGAGTCCCTGGATATTGTCCAGGCCCCGCGCATCAATATTCCTTATGCGGAAGAGTATGCCGGGCTCCCCTGGCGCTTCTATCTGCGGGGCAATCCTTATGTCTCGGTCAACGATCCGCAGGCACAGCCCCACAAGCTGTTCTAA